A genomic window from Daphnia carinata strain CSIRO-1 chromosome 9, CSIRO_AGI_Dcar_HiC_V3, whole genome shotgun sequence includes:
- the LOC130700640 gene encoding uncharacterized protein LOC130700640 isoform X2, which yields MKFLNLLCYSLAVAMVAGDLVNDHEVKEYRLATKRYHRKIRSSKEGDEFPSTVEESSFVQQPVEPLILQPSPSANEPIGSAAPNTSFLLELPYPSHFLVSLQMLNLSLPFLDAGVAVPEDPPTPEFDLSKVIKNQQFQQRPTENQENVSPSSVAQEDRGGSRRRAINRIRHRMPVRRLPKRSADVASTTSNTPIGKPVKFRNWNASDPASVHRRQEFTNKLRSTTTPRPTFIKKFQSKLLDRRVNGTKLPSGKSPSRSFESKNVNHSTSLGQIGTTTEKQDSFAANRPSGTSNRFVYQAPDYESPKTRIGGFRPIQPRPSLSPNRLGPSLGSFPSTISREKFGRPGGFVPIVYPNDDMTTETVVIGYDFPPPSRLRFATSTSTTPSPIQKSPRLSKYISQFHSASTFKAQKDTGSSHQKFFDEEATQIQKPDIAASEANNKEVVPGSSTSNDLLVLATSTTDPVTDFVPNPKYPSFELPSSDGSSTTSTLPPPLSIEELIKKFTGKDFVADPTSTIPTPTSIQHPSPIQPKSISSTVATIKSTLSVPELEKFDDIETTLKQLLVVTSASAQILNNSQPSTSVDAPTTSTPSSTTTSEPSFTLPVLPTPSFNPITEKTIFVQPEITTGHTVIAKEANRSSFLSGSEISKSSSLPSTIANSTSLPEPSNQPVSVQRGPLEVSSFDGSFGSGVGQHQGGFNFQSSNFPQQQFQSNNFGGYPGSFGGGGHQGGGGGGDFGGQQNPYLYSGGLFAGSGGQGQFSNFQNGFDASFGGSGGGHQFGIQQAPSFQQPSGYQQAFNDFVHPSSVQASSQIQTTASFPSQGFSSYSQGYPSFNLVQQQPQSFAQPQPSYSQQPQSYPSQQQQQFYAPSQQQPYQLVSSNTGSGSGLYPVQVVQFQQQGVAYQPPGASAATSESLPSNQATINPSQFGTLLSGLSSVDASGPTPGTASITSLTASTSGGDGIKSSGGDAGSSPVSKEKSVDAAASELVELRSRPVAHSIFADQETEASESVQLISIGPHIDRSDTDSLKSGTRRSFYNRGLRSGYYP from the exons ATGAAATTTCTGAATCTCCTTTGCTACA GTTTGGCTGTGGCTATGGTGGCGGGTGACTTAGTTAACGATCACGAGGTCAAGGAGTATCGGTTAGCCACCAAACGATATCATCGGAAGATCCGTTCCAGCAAAGAAGGAGACGAATTTCCATCCACTGTGGAAGAATCATCTTTCGTACAACAACCGGTCGAGCCTTTAATTCTACAACCCAGTCCATCCGCAAACGAACCAATCGGTTCGGCGGCACCCAATACTTCCTTCCTGCTGGAACTACCGTATCCTTCGCATTTCCTGGTCTCACTGCAGATGCTTAACCTTTCACTTCCCTTTCTTGATGCTGGCGTTGCAGTTCCAGAAGATCCACCTACGCCGGAATTCGACCTGAGTAAAGTCATCAAAAATCAACAATTCCAACAGAGACCAACCGAAAATCAAGAAAACGTTTCGCCTTCTTCCGTAGCACAAGAAGACAGGGGTGGAAGTCGGCGGCGTGCCATTAACAGGATAAGGCATCGAATGCCAGTCCGACGTTTACCTAAAAGATCTGCTGACGTTGCTTCCACCACCTCTAATACACCTATAGGTAAACCTGTCAAATTTCGTAACTGGAACGCCTCGGACCCAGCATCTGTCCATCGACGTCAAGAGTTCACGAACAAGCTTCGATCGACTACAACGCCAAGGCCAAcgttcataaaaaaatttcaatcgaaATTGTTAGATCGAAGGGTCAACGGAACCAAACTCCCTTCCGGTAAATCGCCATCACGTTCATTTGAATCTAAAAACGTAAATCATTCAACAAGTTTGGGACAAATCGGAACTACCACTGAAAAACAAGATTCATTTGCTGCCAATCGACCGAGTGGAACTTCAAATCGGTTCGTATATCAGGCACCAGATTATGAATCGCCGAAGACTCGGATAGGGGGGTTCCGACCAATTCAACCGAGGCCGTCGTTGAGTCCAAACAGACTTGGGCCATCACTTGGTAGCTTCCCTTCAACCATTTCACGTGAGAAATTCGGCCGTCCTGGCGGGTTTGTCCCGATTGTTTACCCCAACGATGACATGACAACAGAAACAGTGGTCATTGGCTACGACTTCCCTCCGCCTTCGCGTCTTCGATTCGCCACATCGACCAGCACTACGCCCAGCCCCATACAAAAATCTCCACGTCTATCTAAATACATTTCTCAGTTTCATTCAGCTTCAACTTTCAAAGCTCAAAAGGATACAGGTAGTAGCCATCAGAAGTTCTTCGACGAAGAAGCTACCCAAATTCAGAAGCCAGACATTGCTGCCAGCGAAGCAAACAACAAAGAAGTTGTACCAGGAAGTAGCACTAGTAACGATTTGCTCGTATTGGCCACTTCGACCACTGATCCGGTGACCGATTTCGTTCCAAATCCAAAATATCCATCATTTGAATTGCCTTCCAGTGACGGTTCATCGACAACGTCAACTCTCCCACCACCACTTTCTATCGAGGAATTGATTAAAAAGTTTACTGGAAAAGATTTCGTTGCTGATCCAACATCCACTATTCCCACACCGACTTCTATTCAACATCCTTCACCCATTCAGCCTAAAAGCATAAGTAGCACTGTAGCCACAATCAAATCTACTTTATCGGTTCCGGAATTGGAAAAGTTCGATGATATCGAAACCACTTTGAAACAGCTTTTGGTTGTGACATCAGCATCGGCTCAAATCCTCAACAACAGCCAACCTTCCACTTCTGTTGATGCACCGACAACTTCTACACCGTCATCTACGACGACCAGCGAACCCAGTTTCACGCTGCCGGTGTTACCGACACCCAGCTTCAATCCAATAACCGAGAAAACGATCTTTGTGCAACCAGAAATCACAACTGGTCACACTGTCATAGCCAAAGAGGCGAATAGATCATCATTTCTATCCGGATCCGAGATTAGCAAATCATCGTCCCTTCCATCAACCATAGCTAATTCAACTAGCCTACCAGAGCCGTCAAATCAACCGGTTTCCGTTCAACGAGGACCCTTGgaagtttcttcttttgacGGATCGTTTGGTTCAGGAGTTGGTCAACATCAGGGAGGATTTAATTTCCAATCATCGAATTTTCCGCAACAGCAGTTTCAGTCCAACAATTTTGGAGGATACCCAGGAAGCTTCGGCGGTGGGGGCCATCAGGGCGGTGGTGGAGGCGGCGATTTCGGAGGGCAGCAGAATCCTTACTTGTACAGTGGGGGATTGTTCGCGGGTTCCGGAGGACAAGGTCAGTTTTCGAACTTCCAAAATGGATTTGACG CAAGCTTTGGTGGATCGGGAGGAGGCCACCAGTTCGGGATTCAACAAGCTCCTAGCTTTCAGCAGCCGTCAGGTTATCAACAGGCCTTTAACGACTTTGTTCATCCATCATCGGTTCAAGCATCGTCGCAGATCCAGACAACAGCGAGCTTCCCTTCGCAAGGATTCTCTTCATACTCACAAGGATATCCTTCTTTTAACCTTGTACAGCAACAACCTCAATCCTTTGCCCAACCTCAGCCATCCTATTCTCAGCAACCCCAAAGCTATCCGtctcagcagcagcagcagttttACGCGCCATCTCAGCAGCAACCGTACCAACTCGTGAGCAGTAATACGGGATCTGGATCAGGGCTGTATCCTGTTCAGGTGGTGCAGTTCCAACAACAAGGCGTGGCTTATCAGCCACCAGGTGCATCTGCAGCCACATCGGAAAGCTTACCTTCGAATCAGGCCACTATTAATCCATCTCAGTTTGGCACGCTTTTGTCCGGTCTGTCTTCGGTTGATGCATCTGGTCCAACGCCTGGAACGGCGTCCATTACAAGTTTGACAGCTTCAACTAGTGGTGGCGATGGCATTAAAAGTAGTGGTGGTGATGCCGGTAGTAGCCCGGTCAGTAAAGAGAAGTCAGTCGATGCTGCCGCTTCGGAATTGGTGGAGCTTCGTTCGAGACCAGTTGCGCATTCAATTTTTGCCGATCAAGAAACAGAGGCTTCTGAGTCTGTGCAGCTCATTTCTATTGGTCCACACATCGATCGTTCAGATACCGATTCGTTAAAATCGGGAACCAGAAGGTCGTTTTATAACAGAGGACTTCGTTCTGGCTATTATCCATAA
- the LOC130700640 gene encoding uncharacterized protein LOC130700640 isoform X3, with amino-acid sequence MKFLNLLCYSLAVAMVAGDLVNDHEVKEYRLATKRYHRKIRSSKEGDEFPSTVEESSFVQQPVEPLILQPSPSANEPIGSAAPNTSFLLELPYPSHFLVSLQMLNLSLPFLDAGVAVPEDPPTPEFDLSKVIKNQQFQQRPTENQENVSPSSVAQEDRGGSRRRAINRIRHRMPVRRLPKRSADVASTTSNTPIGKPVKFRNWNASDPASVHRRQEFTNKLRSTTTPRPTFIKKFQSKLLDRRVNGTKLPSGKSPSRSFESKNVNHSTSLGQIGTTTEKQDSFAANRPSGTSNRFVYQAPDYESPKTRIGGFRPIQPRPSLSPNRLGPSLGSFPSTISREKFGRPGGFVPIVYPNDDMTTETVVIGYDFPPPSRLRFATSTSTTPSPIQKSPRLSKYISQFHSASTFKAQKDTGSSHQKFFDEEATQIQKPDIAASEANNKEVVPGSSTSNDLLVLATSTTDPVTDFVPNPKYPSFELPSSDGSSTTSTLPPPLSIEELIKKFTGKDFVADPTSTIPTPTSIQHPSPIQPKSISSTVATIKSTLSVPELEKFDDIETTLKQLLVVTSASAQILNNSQPSTSVDAPTTSTPSSTTTSEPSFTLPVLPTPSFNPITEKTIFVQPEITTGHTVIAKEANRSSFLSGSEISKSSSLPSTIANSTSLPEPSNQPVSVQRGPLEVSSFDGSFGSGVGQHQGGFNFQSSNFPQQQFQSNNFGGYPGSFGGGGHQGGGGGGDFGGQQNPYLYSGGLFAGSGGQASFGGSGGGHQFGIQQAPSFQQPSGYQQAFNDFVHPSSVQASSQIQTTASFPSQGFSSYSQGYPSFNLVQQQPQSFAQPQPSYSQQPQSYPSQQQQQFYAPSQQQPYQLVSSNTGSGSGLYPVQVVQFQQQGVAYQPPGASAATSESLPSNQATINPSQFGTLLSGLSSVDASGPTPGTASITSLTASTSGGDGIKSSGGDAGSSPVSKEKSVDAAASELVELRSRPVAHSIFADQETEASESVQLISIGPHIDRSDTDSLKSGTRRSFYNRGLRSGYYP; translated from the exons ATGAAATTTCTGAATCTCCTTTGCTACA GTTTGGCTGTGGCTATGGTGGCGGGTGACTTAGTTAACGATCACGAGGTCAAGGAGTATCGGTTAGCCACCAAACGATATCATCGGAAGATCCGTTCCAGCAAAGAAGGAGACGAATTTCCATCCACTGTGGAAGAATCATCTTTCGTACAACAACCGGTCGAGCCTTTAATTCTACAACCCAGTCCATCCGCAAACGAACCAATCGGTTCGGCGGCACCCAATACTTCCTTCCTGCTGGAACTACCGTATCCTTCGCATTTCCTGGTCTCACTGCAGATGCTTAACCTTTCACTTCCCTTTCTTGATGCTGGCGTTGCAGTTCCAGAAGATCCACCTACGCCGGAATTCGACCTGAGTAAAGTCATCAAAAATCAACAATTCCAACAGAGACCAACCGAAAATCAAGAAAACGTTTCGCCTTCTTCCGTAGCACAAGAAGACAGGGGTGGAAGTCGGCGGCGTGCCATTAACAGGATAAGGCATCGAATGCCAGTCCGACGTTTACCTAAAAGATCTGCTGACGTTGCTTCCACCACCTCTAATACACCTATAGGTAAACCTGTCAAATTTCGTAACTGGAACGCCTCGGACCCAGCATCTGTCCATCGACGTCAAGAGTTCACGAACAAGCTTCGATCGACTACAACGCCAAGGCCAAcgttcataaaaaaatttcaatcgaaATTGTTAGATCGAAGGGTCAACGGAACCAAACTCCCTTCCGGTAAATCGCCATCACGTTCATTTGAATCTAAAAACGTAAATCATTCAACAAGTTTGGGACAAATCGGAACTACCACTGAAAAACAAGATTCATTTGCTGCCAATCGACCGAGTGGAACTTCAAATCGGTTCGTATATCAGGCACCAGATTATGAATCGCCGAAGACTCGGATAGGGGGGTTCCGACCAATTCAACCGAGGCCGTCGTTGAGTCCAAACAGACTTGGGCCATCACTTGGTAGCTTCCCTTCAACCATTTCACGTGAGAAATTCGGCCGTCCTGGCGGGTTTGTCCCGATTGTTTACCCCAACGATGACATGACAACAGAAACAGTGGTCATTGGCTACGACTTCCCTCCGCCTTCGCGTCTTCGATTCGCCACATCGACCAGCACTACGCCCAGCCCCATACAAAAATCTCCACGTCTATCTAAATACATTTCTCAGTTTCATTCAGCTTCAACTTTCAAAGCTCAAAAGGATACAGGTAGTAGCCATCAGAAGTTCTTCGACGAAGAAGCTACCCAAATTCAGAAGCCAGACATTGCTGCCAGCGAAGCAAACAACAAAGAAGTTGTACCAGGAAGTAGCACTAGTAACGATTTGCTCGTATTGGCCACTTCGACCACTGATCCGGTGACCGATTTCGTTCCAAATCCAAAATATCCATCATTTGAATTGCCTTCCAGTGACGGTTCATCGACAACGTCAACTCTCCCACCACCACTTTCTATCGAGGAATTGATTAAAAAGTTTACTGGAAAAGATTTCGTTGCTGATCCAACATCCACTATTCCCACACCGACTTCTATTCAACATCCTTCACCCATTCAGCCTAAAAGCATAAGTAGCACTGTAGCCACAATCAAATCTACTTTATCGGTTCCGGAATTGGAAAAGTTCGATGATATCGAAACCACTTTGAAACAGCTTTTGGTTGTGACATCAGCATCGGCTCAAATCCTCAACAACAGCCAACCTTCCACTTCTGTTGATGCACCGACAACTTCTACACCGTCATCTACGACGACCAGCGAACCCAGTTTCACGCTGCCGGTGTTACCGACACCCAGCTTCAATCCAATAACCGAGAAAACGATCTTTGTGCAACCAGAAATCACAACTGGTCACACTGTCATAGCCAAAGAGGCGAATAGATCATCATTTCTATCCGGATCCGAGATTAGCAAATCATCGTCCCTTCCATCAACCATAGCTAATTCAACTAGCCTACCAGAGCCGTCAAATCAACCGGTTTCCGTTCAACGAGGACCCTTGgaagtttcttcttttgacGGATCGTTTGGTTCAGGAGTTGGTCAACATCAGGGAGGATTTAATTTCCAATCATCGAATTTTCCGCAACAGCAGTTTCAGTCCAACAATTTTGGAGGATACCCAGGAAGCTTCGGCGGTGGGGGCCATCAGGGCGGTGGTGGAGGCGGCGATTTCGGAGGGCAGCAGAATCCTTACTTGTACAGTGGGGGATTGTTCGCGGGTTCCGGAGGACAAG CAAGCTTTGGTGGATCGGGAGGAGGCCACCAGTTCGGGATTCAACAAGCTCCTAGCTTTCAGCAGCCGTCAGGTTATCAACAGGCCTTTAACGACTTTGTTCATCCATCATCGGTTCAAGCATCGTCGCAGATCCAGACAACAGCGAGCTTCCCTTCGCAAGGATTCTCTTCATACTCACAAGGATATCCTTCTTTTAACCTTGTACAGCAACAACCTCAATCCTTTGCCCAACCTCAGCCATCCTATTCTCAGCAACCCCAAAGCTATCCGtctcagcagcagcagcagttttACGCGCCATCTCAGCAGCAACCGTACCAACTCGTGAGCAGTAATACGGGATCTGGATCAGGGCTGTATCCTGTTCAGGTGGTGCAGTTCCAACAACAAGGCGTGGCTTATCAGCCACCAGGTGCATCTGCAGCCACATCGGAAAGCTTACCTTCGAATCAGGCCACTATTAATCCATCTCAGTTTGGCACGCTTTTGTCCGGTCTGTCTTCGGTTGATGCATCTGGTCCAACGCCTGGAACGGCGTCCATTACAAGTTTGACAGCTTCAACTAGTGGTGGCGATGGCATTAAAAGTAGTGGTGGTGATGCCGGTAGTAGCCCGGTCAGTAAAGAGAAGTCAGTCGATGCTGCCGCTTCGGAATTGGTGGAGCTTCGTTCGAGACCAGTTGCGCATTCAATTTTTGCCGATCAAGAAACAGAGGCTTCTGAGTCTGTGCAGCTCATTTCTATTGGTCCACACATCGATCGTTCAGATACCGATTCGTTAAAATCGGGAACCAGAAGGTCGTTTTATAACAGAGGACTTCGTTCTGGCTATTATCCATAA
- the LOC130700640 gene encoding uncharacterized protein LOC130700640 isoform X1: MKFLNLLCYSLAVAMVAGDLVNDHEVKEYRLATKRYHRKIRSSKEGDEFPSTVEESSFVQQPVEPLILQPSPSANEPIGSAAPNTSFLLELPYPSHFLVSLQMLNLSLPFLDAGVAVPEDPPTPEFDLSKVIKNQQFQQRPTENQENVSPSSVAQEDRGGSRRRAINRIRHRMPVRRLPKRSADVASTTSNTPIGKPVKFRNWNASDPASVHRRQEFTNKLRSTTTPRPTFIKKFQSKLLDRRVNGTKLPSGKSPSRSFESKNVNHSTSLGQIGTTTEKQDSFAANRPSGTSNRFVYQAPDYESPKTRIGGFRPIQPRPSLSPNRLGPSLGSFPSTISREKFGRPGGFVPIVYPNDDMTTETVVIGYDFPPPSRLRFATSTSTTPSPIQKSPRLSKYISQFHSASTFKAQKDTGSSHQKFFDEEATQIQKPDIAASEANNKEVVPGSSTSNDLLVLATSTTDPVTDFVPNPKYPSFELPSSDGSSTTSTLPPPLSIEELIKKFTGKDFVADPTSTIPTPTSIQHPSPIQPKSISSTVATIKSTLSVPELEKFDDIETTLKQLLVVTSASAQILNNSQPSTSVDAPTTSTPSSTTTSEPSFTLPVLPTPSFNPITEKTIFVQPEITTGHTVIAKEANRSSFLSGSEISKSSSLPSTIANSTSLPEPSNQPVSVQRGPLEVSSFDGSFGSGVGQHQGGFNFQSSNFPQQQFQSNNFGGYPGSFGGGGHQGGGGGGDFGGQQNPYLYSGGLFAGSGGQGQFSNFQNGFDGTLHYSPTGPPVGDSNAITQGLSLLASFGGSGGGHQFGIQQAPSFQQPSGYQQAFNDFVHPSSVQASSQIQTTASFPSQGFSSYSQGYPSFNLVQQQPQSFAQPQPSYSQQPQSYPSQQQQQFYAPSQQQPYQLVSSNTGSGSGLYPVQVVQFQQQGVAYQPPGASAATSESLPSNQATINPSQFGTLLSGLSSVDASGPTPGTASITSLTASTSGGDGIKSSGGDAGSSPVSKEKSVDAAASELVELRSRPVAHSIFADQETEASESVQLISIGPHIDRSDTDSLKSGTRRSFYNRGLRSGYYP, from the exons ATGAAATTTCTGAATCTCCTTTGCTACA GTTTGGCTGTGGCTATGGTGGCGGGTGACTTAGTTAACGATCACGAGGTCAAGGAGTATCGGTTAGCCACCAAACGATATCATCGGAAGATCCGTTCCAGCAAAGAAGGAGACGAATTTCCATCCACTGTGGAAGAATCATCTTTCGTACAACAACCGGTCGAGCCTTTAATTCTACAACCCAGTCCATCCGCAAACGAACCAATCGGTTCGGCGGCACCCAATACTTCCTTCCTGCTGGAACTACCGTATCCTTCGCATTTCCTGGTCTCACTGCAGATGCTTAACCTTTCACTTCCCTTTCTTGATGCTGGCGTTGCAGTTCCAGAAGATCCACCTACGCCGGAATTCGACCTGAGTAAAGTCATCAAAAATCAACAATTCCAACAGAGACCAACCGAAAATCAAGAAAACGTTTCGCCTTCTTCCGTAGCACAAGAAGACAGGGGTGGAAGTCGGCGGCGTGCCATTAACAGGATAAGGCATCGAATGCCAGTCCGACGTTTACCTAAAAGATCTGCTGACGTTGCTTCCACCACCTCTAATACACCTATAGGTAAACCTGTCAAATTTCGTAACTGGAACGCCTCGGACCCAGCATCTGTCCATCGACGTCAAGAGTTCACGAACAAGCTTCGATCGACTACAACGCCAAGGCCAAcgttcataaaaaaatttcaatcgaaATTGTTAGATCGAAGGGTCAACGGAACCAAACTCCCTTCCGGTAAATCGCCATCACGTTCATTTGAATCTAAAAACGTAAATCATTCAACAAGTTTGGGACAAATCGGAACTACCACTGAAAAACAAGATTCATTTGCTGCCAATCGACCGAGTGGAACTTCAAATCGGTTCGTATATCAGGCACCAGATTATGAATCGCCGAAGACTCGGATAGGGGGGTTCCGACCAATTCAACCGAGGCCGTCGTTGAGTCCAAACAGACTTGGGCCATCACTTGGTAGCTTCCCTTCAACCATTTCACGTGAGAAATTCGGCCGTCCTGGCGGGTTTGTCCCGATTGTTTACCCCAACGATGACATGACAACAGAAACAGTGGTCATTGGCTACGACTTCCCTCCGCCTTCGCGTCTTCGATTCGCCACATCGACCAGCACTACGCCCAGCCCCATACAAAAATCTCCACGTCTATCTAAATACATTTCTCAGTTTCATTCAGCTTCAACTTTCAAAGCTCAAAAGGATACAGGTAGTAGCCATCAGAAGTTCTTCGACGAAGAAGCTACCCAAATTCAGAAGCCAGACATTGCTGCCAGCGAAGCAAACAACAAAGAAGTTGTACCAGGAAGTAGCACTAGTAACGATTTGCTCGTATTGGCCACTTCGACCACTGATCCGGTGACCGATTTCGTTCCAAATCCAAAATATCCATCATTTGAATTGCCTTCCAGTGACGGTTCATCGACAACGTCAACTCTCCCACCACCACTTTCTATCGAGGAATTGATTAAAAAGTTTACTGGAAAAGATTTCGTTGCTGATCCAACATCCACTATTCCCACACCGACTTCTATTCAACATCCTTCACCCATTCAGCCTAAAAGCATAAGTAGCACTGTAGCCACAATCAAATCTACTTTATCGGTTCCGGAATTGGAAAAGTTCGATGATATCGAAACCACTTTGAAACAGCTTTTGGTTGTGACATCAGCATCGGCTCAAATCCTCAACAACAGCCAACCTTCCACTTCTGTTGATGCACCGACAACTTCTACACCGTCATCTACGACGACCAGCGAACCCAGTTTCACGCTGCCGGTGTTACCGACACCCAGCTTCAATCCAATAACCGAGAAAACGATCTTTGTGCAACCAGAAATCACAACTGGTCACACTGTCATAGCCAAAGAGGCGAATAGATCATCATTTCTATCCGGATCCGAGATTAGCAAATCATCGTCCCTTCCATCAACCATAGCTAATTCAACTAGCCTACCAGAGCCGTCAAATCAACCGGTTTCCGTTCAACGAGGACCCTTGgaagtttcttcttttgacGGATCGTTTGGTTCAGGAGTTGGTCAACATCAGGGAGGATTTAATTTCCAATCATCGAATTTTCCGCAACAGCAGTTTCAGTCCAACAATTTTGGAGGATACCCAGGAAGCTTCGGCGGTGGGGGCCATCAGGGCGGTGGTGGAGGCGGCGATTTCGGAGGGCAGCAGAATCCTTACTTGTACAGTGGGGGATTGTTCGCGGGTTCCGGAGGACAAGGTCAGTTTTCGAACTTCCAAAATGGATTTGACGGTACGCTACATTATAGTCCAACTGGGCCACCAGTGGGTGATTCAAACGCCATCACTCAAGGGTTATCACTTTTAGCAAGCTTTGGTGGATCGGGAGGAGGCCACCAGTTCGGGATTCAACAAGCTCCTAGCTTTCAGCAGCCGTCAGGTTATCAACAGGCCTTTAACGACTTTGTTCATCCATCATCGGTTCAAGCATCGTCGCAGATCCAGACAACAGCGAGCTTCCCTTCGCAAGGATTCTCTTCATACTCACAAGGATATCCTTCTTTTAACCTTGTACAGCAACAACCTCAATCCTTTGCCCAACCTCAGCCATCCTATTCTCAGCAACCCCAAAGCTATCCGtctcagcagcagcagcagttttACGCGCCATCTCAGCAGCAACCGTACCAACTCGTGAGCAGTAATACGGGATCTGGATCAGGGCTGTATCCTGTTCAGGTGGTGCAGTTCCAACAACAAGGCGTGGCTTATCAGCCACCAGGTGCATCTGCAGCCACATCGGAAAGCTTACCTTCGAATCAGGCCACTATTAATCCATCTCAGTTTGGCACGCTTTTGTCCGGTCTGTCTTCGGTTGATGCATCTGGTCCAACGCCTGGAACGGCGTCCATTACAAGTTTGACAGCTTCAACTAGTGGTGGCGATGGCATTAAAAGTAGTGGTGGTGATGCCGGTAGTAGCCCGGTCAGTAAAGAGAAGTCAGTCGATGCTGCCGCTTCGGAATTGGTGGAGCTTCGTTCGAGACCAGTTGCGCATTCAATTTTTGCCGATCAAGAAACAGAGGCTTCTGAGTCTGTGCAGCTCATTTCTATTGGTCCACACATCGATCGTTCAGATACCGATTCGTTAAAATCGGGAACCAGAAGGTCGTTTTATAACAGAGGACTTCGTTCTGGCTATTATCCATAA
- the LOC130700675 gene encoding heterogeneous nuclear ribonucleoprotein A3-like codes for MKFLCIFFLGFAVALSQAQDESFPLPYQNRFRRGAAASPASAGGYNIGNKGSTYSVSSALGAYNTFTGNIGVQGAYGAATYDLGAALGAFGPYLNEGGGGGGSGGNSYGYGGSFFSNKY; via the exons ATGAAGTTCCTCTGTATCTTTTTCTTAG GTTTTGCGGTCGCCCTAAGCCAGGCGCAAGATGAATCCTTCCCTTTGCCCTATCAAAACCGG TTCCGTCGTGGTGCGGCGGCATCGCCGGCCTCAGCAGGTGGCTACAATATCGGTAACAAAGGTTCAACTTACAGCGTATCTTCGGCACTAG GAGCATACAACACTTTCACCGGGAACATCGGTGTTCAGGGAGCGTACGGTGCTGCCACATACGATTTAGGGGCTGCTTTGGGGGCCTTCGGTCCTTATTTGAATGAAGGTGGAGGTGGCGGAGGCAGCGGGGGCAATTCGTACGGATACGGTGGCTCTTTCTTCAGcaataaatattaa
- the LOC130700671 gene encoding uncharacterized protein LOC130700671, with translation MRNEISKNDKNAATIKTGRRTLPDKYFYVDTQLDFGDNSGKKQPLFTKELIKLCVTNAIKKIFGELGSATVVDVIFLDQPTRRIILRCPSSFYVKLHSSLTLATHYEGQECYFHVLKASSTLLSLDCNSRLYNF, from the exons atgcgaaatgaaataagtaaaaacgataaaaatgcTGCAACCATCAAAACTGGGAGAAGAACCTTGCCTGATAAATACTTTTACGTCGACACTCAATT GGATTTTGGAGATAACTCAGGAAAGAAACAACCTTTATTCACAAAGGAATTAATAAAATTGTGCGTCACAAatgcaataaagaaaatttttggaGAG CTTGGAAGTGCGACAGTTGTTGATGTTATTTTCCTAGATCAACCTACAAGAAGAATCATCCTCAGATGTCCAAGtagtttttatgtaaaacTGCATAGCTCATTAACCCTGGCAACTCATTATGAAGGCCAGGAATGCTATTTTCATGTTCTCAAGGCTTCAAGCACTCTCCTTAGCTTAGACTGCAACAGTAGGCTGTATAATTTCTAG